The nucleotide window TTCTAACTGGAATATTTAATAGACTCTCTATAGAAACCAAACTCAATGAGTTTTCTAATTACTCATACGGTGTGATAATGTTTGATGTAGACAATTTTAAATACTTTAACGATACCTATGGTCACAGCATGGGAGATGAAATACTAAAGAAAATAGTGCAAGAAGTAAAATTTTCCCTCAGATCAAAAGATATCTTTGCAAGATGGGGAGGGGATGAATTCTTAATCCTTATAAGTGATGTATCTGCAAAAGATTTAATAAAAATAGCAAACAAGATAAAAAACAAAGTCTCATCAATAGATTTTGGTATAGATGAAAAAGTAACAATCTCTATAGGAGCAGGCATATTTGATAATCAAACTACTACAGAATTAGTAATTGAAAGTATAGATAAAGCTCTCTATAAAGCTAAACACAAAGGCAAAAACAAAGTAATGTGGTATTTATGATAAAAATAGGCTTGACATTTATCATATGATAATATATATTGAGGTATATGAATGAAGCAAGAGATTATAAGCGCATATTTAAAACGCGCAAAGAAAGCGCTTCAAAACGGTTTCGATTTTGTTCCAAGGCAAAAGAACAAAGAGTTTTTATTAAACTACGGCTTAAACGAAA belongs to Desulfurella sp. and includes:
- a CDS encoding sensor domain-containing diguanylate cyclase, translating into MENILNLESLKFIFENIQIGVCVIESSTNKIVYVNKHFCELVDLQAQEILNLEDPFVLFSTKHIEYVKDYINFKLNDVDDASINKKYVKLRRIKKSKVVNTKFRILKFEQDSKTYLCLSAINITNLIKEKRAIAEKAETDFLTGIFNRLSIETKLNEFSNYSYGVIMFDVDNFKYFNDTYGHSMGDEILKKIVQEVKFSLRSKDIFARWGGDEFLILISDVSAKDLIKIANKIKNKVSSIDFGIDEKVTISIGAGIFDNQTTTELVIESIDKALYKAKHKGKNKVMWYL